Genomic segment of Aureibacillus halotolerans:
AAGGCGCAGGATGTCCAACGCACGCTAGACGAACCACGAGTCATACTGGCTGCAGATACGCTCGTGTCTCAAAATGGACGTCTTTTTGGAAAGCCGGGGACCATTGATGAAGCGAGGGCCTGTCTGCAATTATTTTCAGGTAGCGTTCATCAGGTAACAACTGGCGTAGCAATTTGTGATGGTTCGCAGCAACAGCTTTTTTATCAAACGACTGATGTCGAGTTCTGGCGGCTCACAGAGGAAGACATTGAGCGTTACATTTCAACGAAAGAACCTTACGATAAGGCAGGAGGCTACGGCATTCAAGGGATGGGTGGTCTTTTTGTCAAGAGCATTAAAGGAGATTACTATACGGTTGTTGGTTTGCCAATAGCAGCTGTTTATCGCCACCTGAAGGATTTTGGATGCCTTCCCCTCGTGTCTGTCGACAACTAAAGGGGGAAGCAAGTGACAAAGCCTTTAATGATTAGGGATGTCCCATTGCATGACCGGCCTAGAGAACGACTTGCAAGAGAGGGAGTCAAACAGTTGTCTACTCAAGAGCTGCTTGCCATTCTCTTGCAAACAGGGACAAAAGACGAATCTGTTATGCAATTGTCGTTGAGAGTGCTTCATTCATTTCCAACTTTGAGGCGTCTTCAGGAAGCCTCATTTTTAGAAATGACCGCTATTAAAGGGATAGGAAGTGCAAAGGCGTCATTGCTCAGCGCAGTGATGGAACTAGGATGTCGACTGACTGTGGAACGGGGCGATGCACCAGTGGTGATTCGTTCGCCAGAGGATGCAGCGATGTATGTAATGCCAGAATTGAAGCACCTTAAGCAGGAGCATTTTGTTTGTCTTTACCTCAATACGAAAAATCATGTCGTTGAAAAAAAGACGGTTTTTGTAGGGAGCTTAAACGCAAGCATCGTTCATCCTAGAGAGGTGTTTAAAGAGGCGCTCCGAGCTTCTGCGGCATCGATATTATGTGCACACAACCATCCTAGTGGCGACCCTGAGCCGAGTCGGGAGGACGTGGATGTGACCAAACGTCTTGTCGAATGTGGTCGAGTGTTGGGAATAGAGGTTATGGACCACGTGATTATTGGCAATGACTCATTTGTCAGCCTGCGTGAGAAAGGCTACGTATAGATCATTCGTGTCTTTGAAGCTCATTAAACGTTCGTACACTTTTCATGAAAATTGAAACGAGCGAATGTTTGAATTGCCTCGCATAACCCTATCTTAATTCAATTCAATCCCTTATAATAAAGGTATTCTTTTGTTGACTATAGTCAATGGAATCTGCATTTTCTTTATTGACTACAGTCTATGCACGTTTATAGATTTTCTAAATGCAATGGATAGCGTGTCGAACTTAGTCGATTCGCTACACTGGGATGAGAAAGGGAGTATACATAAATGTTTGGATTTGGAAGCTTCGCGAAAGATATGGGCATTGACCTAGGGACGGCAAACACGCTCGTCTATATAAAAAATAAAGGTGTCATTTTAAGAGAGCCTTCCGTAGTGGCAATGCGTACGGATACGGGGGAAATTCAGGCCGTGGGCAATGACGCCAAAAATATGATAGGTCGGACACCAGGGAACATCGTAGCCAAACGCCCGATGAAGGACGGGGTTATTGCGGATTTTGAAACGACAGCAACAATGATGAAGCATTTCATCAAAGAAGCCACTAAAAATCGTTCGTCATTTTCAAGAAAGCCGAACGTGATGGTATGTGTGCCAAGCGGCATTACTGCTGTAGAGAAACGAGCGGTAGAGGATGCGACGAAGCTTGCAGGCGCAAGAGAAGCGTATACAATTGAAGAGCCTTTTGCTGCAGCGATCGGTGCGGATTTGCCTGTATGGGAGCCAACTGGAAGCATGGTCGTTGATATCGGTGGAGGAACGACAGAAGTCGCCATTATTTCACTAGGTGGGATCGTAACGAGTCAGTCCATTCGTGTGGCTGGGGATGAAATGGATGATGCCATTATTCAATACGTGAAAAAGACATACAACCTTATGATTGGTGTACGTACAGCTGAATCATTAAAGCTTGACATCGGATCAGCTGGACAACCAGATGAAAAAGAAACGCTAGATATCCGCGGTAGAGACTTGCTAACAGGGTTGCCAAAAACGATTAACGTGTCCGCTGAAGAAATTGCTGGAGCTTTACGTGACACAGTTGACTCCATCATGGAGGCTGTGAAAAACACCCTTGAAAAAACACCACCAGAGCTTGCAGCTGACATTATGGACCGAGGGATTGTGTTGACAGGTGGAGGGGCTTTACTTAGAAATTTAGATAAAGTGATCAGTGATGAAACAAAAATGCCTGTTCTTGTGGCTGAAAATCCATTGGACTGTGTGGCAATTGGAACCGGGAAAGCGTTAGAAAATCTCCATCTCTTCCGCTCAAAAGCAGGCATCACATCACGCTCTCGTAAATCTTAAGGGGTGCTTTTATGCCTCCTTTTCTACTTAATAAACGGCTTATCATCTTACTTGTCTGCATCATTGTTCTCGTCGCTCTAGTCGGCCTTTCGCTCAATGATAGACGAAATTTATCATGGCCCGAAGTGTTTGTGAAGGACGTCGTCGGGTGGACCCAATATGTCGTTCAATCCCCACTGACCGGAATCGGGCAGGTTGTTGACAACATTCAAGACCTTAGAAATACCTACGAAGAAAACAAGCTCTTGAAATCGCGGATGGATGAATTTTCAGCCCTTGCGGTGAAAGCTGCTGCGTTTGAAAAAGAAAATCAGGAGCTGCGTAGCTTGTTGGATAAAGAAGAAAGTTTGTCAAATTACTCAGCCATTCAGGCTGAAGTGATTGGGCGAAATCCTGACCGCTGGCATGAACTAATTACCATTAATCGAGGCTCCCAAAATGGAGTCGAAGAAAACATGGCAGTCATGACAGCTCAAGGTGTGATTGGTCAGATACGTCACGTTGAAGCATTTACTTCGACTGTGCAGTTATTGAGCAGTACGGAACCTTCAAACGTTATTTCTGCCGTGGTTCAAGGAAATGAAAATGTCTTTGGCCTTATCGAAGGGTTTGATGAGGATCAGGATATGCTACGGTTTGCAAAAATTACAACGGACAGAACGATTGAAAAAGGAGCAACGGTCATCACTTCTGGTCTCGGTGGGAATTTTCCAAAGGGGCTTGTGATTGGTGAAGTCACTGATGTCGTTCCTGATGAGTATGGTCTTACACAGACGGCTTTTGTCAAGCCTGCGACGGACTTTTATGACATTTCTCATGTAATGGTTATCAACCCTGAGATTAATCCGGTGTCACCTGATGAGGTTACAGGGGAGGAGGGCTAATATTGACGAAATATCTCCTCCCGGCTGTCGTTTTTCTTCTTTTCATATTAGAAAGCACATTTGTTCGTTGGGTACCTGGAGAGGTTGGCCCTGGAGAATGGGTGGTCGTGCCCAGGTTTTCACTCGTTGCCCTTTTGATGATTGCCTTTCGACAAGGGCGAGCCGCTGGCGTTTTATATGGTCTTTCCATCGGCTTGCTTTATGATATGTACTATACTGGTTTGATTGGTGTATACACTTTTTCATATGCACTCATGGCCTACGTAACAGGCAGTAGTGTGAGGTTGCTACATTATAATATCTTTGTGATTACGTTGACCTGCACACTTGGCGTCGCTGCTGTTGAATGGATCGTTTATGGGATTTTGCTCATTATTGGTCACACGAACGAAGGGCTGCAAACTTTTGCTTACACACGATTTATCCCAACACTTATTTTTAATGCCATTTTTTGCGTTCTTTTATTTAAGCCATTAGAACGATTGATGGAAAAACAAGATCTGGTCGACCAAAGTCGGGTGTAACTCATCGAATCATTGAAAAGGGTTCAAGCAAAGCACTGTCGAATTCATTGCAATAGAGGTGAAACGAAATGAGGGGGCAAGGTCTACAAAACGTAACCATCAAAGGCACGAAGGATGGTTTAACGCTCCATTTGAACGACCAATGTAGCTATCAGGAACTTTTGGACGAGCTTCAGGACAAGCTGTCTAATACGCCTGTGGAGATGGACACGTCACTTCTTGTTGATGTAAAGCTAAAAACCAGTATGCGCTACCTCTCTGAAGAACAAGAGGAGGAGCTTAAAGAACTCGTTCGTCGTGAGAAAAATCTCGTTGTCACTGCTATCGAATCCGACGTTATGACAAAGAAACAAGCGTTGAAATGGCAAGAGCAACAGAGTATCGAACGATTGAGACAAATGGTTCGTTCTGGTCAGGTTGTTGAGGTTCCGGGGGATCTGCTGCTTGTTGGAGATGTGAATCCGGGTGGAACTGTCAGAGCTGGTGGCAGTATTTATGTGATGGGCGCATTAAAAGGCACAGCAATCGCTGGTGCTGAAGGAGATAACAAAGCTGTCATTTGTGCTTCAGTGATGCAGCCGATGCAGCTGCGAATTGCGGATGTCATTAGTCGTGCGCCTGATGAGCGCTCAGAAGGACGGGGAATGGAATGTGCGTATTTGAACGAAGAACAAACGCATATTGTATTGGATCGATTACAGCATCTAGCCCAACCTAGACAAAATCTCATCAAGTAAGAAAGGGGAATGTAACCGTGGGAGAAGCGATTGTCGTTACATCTGGTAAAGGCGGTGTCGGTAAAACGACGACAACTGCAAATATCGGCACAGCTTTAGCCCTTGCTGGAAAACATGTTTGCCTCATTGATACCGATATCGGTTTACGAAATCTTGATGTCATCATGGGATTAGAAAATCGAATTATTTATGATCTTGTTGATGTTGCTGAGGGACGATGCAAGCTACATACAGCATTGATTAAAGATAAGCGTTTTGATGCCCTAAGCTTGCTTCCAGCAGCGCAAACGAAGGACAAATCTGCCGTTTCACCGGAGCAGATGAAAGAGATTGTGACGACGTTAAAGCAGGATTTCGATTATGTCATTATTGACTGTCCTGCCGGTATTGAACAAGGCTTTCGTAATGCCATTGCAGGAGCTGATTTATCCATTGTTGTCACAACTCCGGAAATCTCATCTGTTCGTGACGCAGACCGGATCATTGGGTTGCTTGAGCAGGAGGACATTGAAGCGCCAAGGCTCGTTGTGAACCGAATTCGAACGCATATGATGCGCAATGGGGATACGATGGATGTAGATGAAATTGTATCGATATTATCCATTGATTTGCTTGGCATCGTTGCCGATGATGACTCTGTCATCAAAGCATCCAATAATGGCGAACCTATTGCGATGGACCCTTCAAGTAAAGCGGCCATTGCTTATCGGAATATGGCAAGACGAATTTTGGGAGAATCGGTCCCACTTATGGCGTTTGATGAAAAGAAGAGTATGTTACAAAAAGTAAAGAAATTCCTTGGCATGCGTGCATAAACAAGCACCATGCTTTTTTTATTGCACCAAACTTGTCGGAAAAGATCACTGGCGATTTAGCAGCAATGGTCTTTTTTAAATTGTGATCAAAGCATAAAAATGAGTTCATCATGAGAATCTGCAAAATAGCGAGACTCCAGCGGCAAAGAAAACACGACGAGGTACTCTCGAGTCGATGTTGCACTTGTACCCGAAGGGTGAAAAGAAAACACGACGAGGTACGTTCGACCGCTGCGTCAAAATACTTCGCTTTCCGCGGGCACGGCTTCAGCTTCCTCGGAAAGCAAAAGCTTTCCTGCGGGATCTTCAGCTCGCGCTGTTCCCGCAGGAGTCTACGTATTTTGACTACGCTGAGGTTTGTTTCTGCGTAAATTGTTTTTTATTTTTTATTAGTCTCGTATAACGAGTAAGAAAGCGTGTTACTTACCAAATAAGTGCATCGTTTTATGCAAAGTTATCTCACCTAATGCAGTATTGATGCAAAGTGAGATAGATCAATTGACTTCTCCCAAAACAACGCCTGCTGTATTCAGTAAATAGGAATGGTGCAGTGCTCACAATCTTGTATTTATTAAAAGATCGTCTTTTAATAATGAAGCTGACTTCTACCCCTAAATCATAAAAAGCTGCCACTAGCGAGACTCCAGCGGCAAAGAAATCTCGACGAAGTCTTTTTGAATTGATGGGCTTGTGCCATTCAGGATGAAAGCGAGCGTATGGAAGCTTGTCTAAAAAGCAATCCCAAAAATAAATTGCAGGTTTTCCCATCTATGTGAAATTCGTGTCTGCCAAATGTAAGGTGCGAAAGTTGAGTTAAATAAAAATGTTCCCGTTCCCTATATTCATACATCTAAGCCTGTACACATAGACTGTATAAACCTTTCAGGGAGGGACGTCAATGAAACGTGGGGACCAAATACGCAAAGAAATTAGACAGCGGCATCGTTCTCAGCCACGGGAATCACTAAATCCACCGATCGAAAGCAGCGGGGCGCATCCACTGTTTCGAATTGATGCTTTTTTAGTAAAAGCTCTGCTCGCCGCACTTTTTTTTCTAGCTAGCAGCATGATGCTTCAGCGTGACGATGCATTTTTCGATGGGCCGCGAACGCTCCTTGTGAATGCAATGACCGAAAACTATTCGTTTGCTGCTGCCGAAGAGTGGTATACAGACCGATTTGGCGAGCCGTTTGCGTTTATGAGCCAGGATATGGAGACGGTACAAAATGTGAACGAGGAAGTAGGAACCCCGTTAGCACTTCCGGTTAGCGGAGAACTTGCGCAGCCCTTTGAACACGATCAACGAGGCATTGTGATTAAGACCGGTTTAGCTGAAAATGTTGAAAGTGTTGATAATGGCTATGTCATTTTTGTTGGTGTGAAGGATGAACTTGGCAAGACGGTTATTGTGCAACATAGCGACCAATCTGAAACATGGTACGGACAATTGGATGAAGTGGATGTCAAGCTGTACGATTTTGTGGATGAACGCCAAGTGCTTGGTAAAGTGAGCGAGTCAGAGGGAAATGGGAGCTTCTATTTTGCCAAAAAACAACACGATGAGTTTGTGAACCCGATGAAAGGAACAACGGGTGATTAAAAACA
This window contains:
- a CDS encoding Maf family protein, yielding MNTLVLASGSPRRLQLLESFGYACTVIKSTIEETMDETMSPEHIAQELALSKAQDVQRTLDEPRVILAADTLVSQNGRLFGKPGTIDEARACLQLFSGSVHQVTTGVAICDGSQQQLFYQTTDVEFWRLTEEDIERYISTKEPYDKAGGYGIQGMGGLFVKSIKGDYYTVVGLPIAAVYRHLKDFGCLPLVSVDN
- the radC gene encoding RadC family protein, translated to MIRDVPLHDRPRERLAREGVKQLSTQELLAILLQTGTKDESVMQLSLRVLHSFPTLRRLQEASFLEMTAIKGIGSAKASLLSAVMELGCRLTVERGDAPVVIRSPEDAAMYVMPELKHLKQEHFVCLYLNTKNHVVEKKTVFVGSLNASIVHPREVFKEALRASAASILCAHNHPSGDPEPSREDVDVTKRLVECGRVLGIEVMDHVIIGNDSFVSLREKGYV
- a CDS encoding rod shape-determining protein, with amino-acid sequence MFGFGSFAKDMGIDLGTANTLVYIKNKGVILREPSVVAMRTDTGEIQAVGNDAKNMIGRTPGNIVAKRPMKDGVIADFETTATMMKHFIKEATKNRSSFSRKPNVMVCVPSGITAVEKRAVEDATKLAGAREAYTIEEPFAAAIGADLPVWEPTGSMVVDIGGGTTEVAIISLGGIVTSQSIRVAGDEMDDAIIQYVKKTYNLMIGVRTAESLKLDIGSAGQPDEKETLDIRGRDLLTGLPKTINVSAEEIAGALRDTVDSIMEAVKNTLEKTPPELAADIMDRGIVLTGGGALLRNLDKVISDETKMPVLVAENPLDCVAIGTGKALENLHLFRSKAGITSRSRKS
- the mreC gene encoding rod shape-determining protein MreC; this translates as MPPFLLNKRLIILLVCIIVLVALVGLSLNDRRNLSWPEVFVKDVVGWTQYVVQSPLTGIGQVVDNIQDLRNTYEENKLLKSRMDEFSALAVKAAAFEKENQELRSLLDKEESLSNYSAIQAEVIGRNPDRWHELITINRGSQNGVEENMAVMTAQGVIGQIRHVEAFTSTVQLLSSTEPSNVISAVVQGNENVFGLIEGFDEDQDMLRFAKITTDRTIEKGATVITSGLGGNFPKGLVIGEVTDVVPDEYGLTQTAFVKPATDFYDISHVMVINPEINPVSPDEVTGEEG
- the mreD gene encoding rod shape-determining protein MreD — protein: MTKYLLPAVVFLLFILESTFVRWVPGEVGPGEWVVVPRFSLVALLMIAFRQGRAAGVLYGLSIGLLYDMYYTGLIGVYTFSYALMAYVTGSSVRLLHYNIFVITLTCTLGVAAVEWIVYGILLIIGHTNEGLQTFAYTRFIPTLIFNAIFCVLLFKPLERLMEKQDLVDQSRV
- the minC gene encoding septum site-determining protein MinC, with translation MRGQGLQNVTIKGTKDGLTLHLNDQCSYQELLDELQDKLSNTPVEMDTSLLVDVKLKTSMRYLSEEQEEELKELVRREKNLVVTAIESDVMTKKQALKWQEQQSIERLRQMVRSGQVVEVPGDLLLVGDVNPGGTVRAGGSIYVMGALKGTAIAGAEGDNKAVICASVMQPMQLRIADVISRAPDERSEGRGMECAYLNEEQTHIVLDRLQHLAQPRQNLIK
- the minD gene encoding septum site-determining protein MinD, with translation MGEAIVVTSGKGGVGKTTTTANIGTALALAGKHVCLIDTDIGLRNLDVIMGLENRIIYDLVDVAEGRCKLHTALIKDKRFDALSLLPAAQTKDKSAVSPEQMKEIVTTLKQDFDYVIIDCPAGIEQGFRNAIAGADLSIVVTTPEISSVRDADRIIGLLEQEDIEAPRLVVNRIRTHMMRNGDTMDVDEIVSILSIDLLGIVADDDSVIKASNNGEPIAMDPSSKAAIAYRNMARRILGESVPLMAFDEKKSMLQKVKKFLGMRA
- a CDS encoding M23 family metallopeptidase, which translates into the protein MKRGDQIRKEIRQRHRSQPRESLNPPIESSGAHPLFRIDAFLVKALLAALFFLASSMMLQRDDAFFDGPRTLLVNAMTENYSFAAAEEWYTDRFGEPFAFMSQDMETVQNVNEEVGTPLALPVSGELAQPFEHDQRGIVIKTGLAENVESVDNGYVIFVGVKDELGKTVIVQHSDQSETWYGQLDEVDVKLYDFVDERQVLGKVSESEGNGSFYFAKKQHDEFVNPMKGTTGD